The proteins below are encoded in one region of Berryella intestinalis:
- a CDS encoding 4Fe-4S cluster-binding domain-containing protein, whose protein sequence is MSDACHLCPRDCGAHRSRAVGVCGAGAGVVVSRAALHFWEEPPISGSSGSGTVFFSGCPLRCVYCQNAEIAYAASGLDISVGRLAAIMSELEGQGALNINCVTATPFIPQVERAVYLARSAGMALPIVWNTSSYETTKSVSRLAGTVDVWLADLKYAGSDIARRYSRAADYPDVAIAAIDRMLEQAGEPCYDEYRGQTRLVSGVCIRHLLLPGNLEDSKRVVDIVADRYGDRALLSLMSQYTPVVASAARSGDKRAMDVVRSCPELALRVTDAEYEELLDYADERGLDGYFWQDGEAAEESFVPAWDHTGVLEPAGALPSGGIPRSAISGKNGDLAGKTRPLTVE, encoded by the coding sequence ATGTCCGACGCCTGCCATCTCTGCCCGCGCGATTGCGGCGCGCACCGAAGCCGTGCCGTCGGAGTATGCGGGGCGGGGGCGGGCGTCGTCGTGTCGCGCGCGGCCCTTCATTTCTGGGAGGAGCCGCCCATTTCGGGATCGTCGGGAAGCGGCACGGTGTTCTTTTCGGGCTGTCCCCTGCGCTGCGTCTACTGCCAGAACGCCGAGATCGCATACGCGGCCTCGGGTCTCGATATATCCGTCGGGCGGCTGGCCGCCATCATGTCCGAGCTCGAGGGACAAGGCGCGCTCAACATCAACTGTGTGACGGCGACTCCCTTCATCCCCCAGGTGGAGCGCGCGGTTTACCTGGCCCGATCGGCCGGAATGGCGCTTCCGATCGTATGGAACACCTCGAGCTACGAGACGACCAAGTCGGTTTCTCGCCTCGCGGGCACGGTCGATGTGTGGCTGGCCGATTTGAAGTACGCCGGTTCCGACATCGCCCGGCGCTATTCTCGGGCGGCTGACTACCCGGATGTGGCGATCGCGGCGATCGATCGCATGCTCGAGCAGGCTGGCGAGCCGTGCTATGACGAATACCGAGGCCAAACGCGCTTGGTGAGCGGAGTGTGCATTCGGCATCTCCTTCTTCCGGGGAATCTGGAGGACTCGAAGCGCGTGGTCGACATCGTTGCGGACCGCTACGGCGACCGGGCGCTGCTGTCGCTGATGAGCCAGTACACGCCGGTGGTCGCATCGGCTGCCCGATCCGGGGACAAGCGCGCGATGGATGTCGTGCGCAGCTGCCCCGAGCTTGCCCTGCGCGTAACCGACGCCGAGTACGAAGAGCTGCTCGACTATGCGGACGAGCGGGGGTTGGACGGTTATTTCTGGCAGGACGGGGAAGCGGCGGAGGAGAGCTTCGTTCCCGCATGGGACCATACCGGCGTGTTGGAGCCCGCCGGCGCGCTTCCGAGCGGCGGGATCCCGCGATCGGCAATCTCTGGAAAAAACGGGGATCTTGCCGGGAAAACCAGGCCGCTTACCGTAGAATAG
- the ricT gene encoding regulatory iron-sulfur-containing complex subunit RicT, which yields MVRIAPIRLAYNPKTLWFDARDLELNPNDSVVVLTARGLEFGALCDSVFEPTQEQLGSLKSALKPVKRLATEEDVARSVEMDQRGRDALPLFKQLAAETVKDMRPIAVEFMFEGDKAVFYFESEERVDFRELVRKLAAEFHVRVDMKQIGVRDEARMVGGYGHCGQELCCRRLGGEFSPVSIRMAKEQDLSLNPQKISGVCGRLMCCLRYEYDAYKDFKGRAPKKNAKIETPDGVGKVVDLDVPREVVSVKLEGEKPVKVPLSSMCCCGDSSRPNCIKKQEWERIGSEEAASTFGLGDLSTSQITQEDQLGDPTKVRTIGGGKARGKSDASGSSRSGKGDAKPRNRRGKRASEAADEAAASEQTSHRQRRRRSVKLSADGSERPAEASEAPRTREQAPDAPRGDAAPKGRSSRRSRSRSGKQGADGARTSAQRPASSSEGAQAGSAARPGRRSSELRKRRDDASAPSEAPSQGARENGAEQAGGQGRRRPRRRTHRTDASGDSPTPTG from the coding sequence ATGGTTCGCATAGCCCCTATCAGGCTTGCATATAATCCGAAGACGCTGTGGTTCGACGCCCGCGACCTCGAACTGAATCCGAACGATTCGGTGGTGGTGCTCACGGCGCGCGGCTTGGAGTTCGGCGCCCTGTGCGATTCGGTGTTCGAGCCCACCCAAGAGCAGCTGGGCTCGCTGAAAAGCGCCCTCAAGCCCGTGAAGCGCCTGGCGACCGAAGAGGACGTCGCGCGTTCGGTCGAGATGGACCAGCGCGGTCGCGACGCGCTGCCGCTGTTCAAGCAGCTGGCAGCCGAGACGGTGAAGGATATGCGCCCCATCGCCGTCGAGTTCATGTTCGAAGGCGACAAGGCCGTCTTCTACTTCGAGTCCGAAGAGCGCGTCGATTTCCGCGAGCTCGTGCGCAAGCTGGCGGCCGAGTTCCACGTGCGCGTCGACATGAAGCAGATCGGCGTGCGCGACGAGGCGCGCATGGTGGGGGGCTACGGCCATTGCGGCCAGGAGCTGTGCTGCCGCCGCCTGGGCGGCGAGTTCAGCCCGGTTTCCATCCGTATGGCCAAAGAGCAGGACCTCTCGCTGAACCCCCAGAAGATATCGGGGGTGTGCGGCCGCCTGATGTGCTGTTTGCGCTACGAATACGACGCCTACAAGGATTTCAAGGGCCGCGCGCCGAAGAAGAACGCCAAGATCGAAACGCCCGACGGCGTGGGGAAGGTCGTCGATCTGGACGTTCCCCGCGAAGTGGTTTCGGTCAAGCTCGAAGGGGAGAAGCCGGTCAAGGTTCCGCTGTCGTCGATGTGCTGCTGCGGCGATTCTTCGCGCCCCAACTGCATCAAAAAGCAGGAGTGGGAGCGCATCGGCTCGGAGGAGGCGGCTTCCACGTTCGGTCTGGGCGACCTGTCGACCTCGCAGATCACCCAGGAAGACCAGCTGGGCGATCCTACGAAGGTGAGGACCATCGGAGGCGGGAAGGCGCGCGGGAAATCCGACGCATCCGGTTCGTCCCGTTCGGGCAAAGGCGACGCCAAGCCGCGCAACCGCCGCGGCAAGCGCGCGTCGGAGGCCGCCGACGAAGCCGCCGCATCAGAGCAGACGTCGCATCGCCAGCGCCGCCGCCGGTCGGTGAAGCTGTCCGCCGACGGGTCCGAGCGCCCCGCCGAAGCATCCGAGGCGCCCCGCACCCGAGAACAGGCCCCTGATGCCCCGAGGGGCGACGCGGCTCCCAAGGGCCGCTCTTCGCGCCGATCGCGCTCCCGTTCGGGCAAGCAGGGCGCCGATGGCGCCCGAACTTCCGCGCAGCGCCCCGCCTCGTCGTCCGAGGGGGCGCAGGCGGGATCCGCCGCCCGTCCCGGCCGCCGTTCGTCGGAGCTGAGGAAGCGCCGGGACGACGCGTCCGCGCCGTCCGAAGCGCCTTCCCAGGGAGCCCGCGAGAACGGAGCGGAGCAGGCGGGGGGACAGGGGCGCCGCCGCCCGCGCAGGCGCACCCACAGGACCGACGCGTCGGGCGACTCCCCGACCCCGACCGGATAG
- a CDS encoding DegV family protein, with protein sequence MAVASLFVNWNGVEYVESDLDVEEFYAKIADMVDNTPTSSQPSQHELEEIFEKIAQDGDELLGVFLSSGLSGTYEGAIRAARSVAARNAGFNFRIIDACSVSYDETWPLLRAVAARDAGADLDTCVSECYEGIASSRFLFVPDSLAFLRAGGRIGAAAALIGGLVKIIPIITVTDGKVNPFVKVRTHGKAMKAMYDLFKKDVEQYGIKNVVVHYIGDKTDAVAWAREKIEPLLGHAVAVKPVTPVVGVHVGPAIGIAYECASRIADKINKPLSAVVCSA encoded by the coding sequence ATCGCGGTCGCCTCGCTTTTCGTGAATTGGAACGGGGTCGAATACGTCGAGTCCGACCTCGATGTCGAGGAATTCTACGCAAAGATAGCCGATATGGTGGATAACACCCCCACGTCGAGCCAGCCTTCCCAGCACGAGCTCGAGGAGATCTTCGAGAAGATCGCCCAAGACGGCGACGAGCTTCTGGGCGTGTTCCTGAGCTCCGGCCTGTCGGGAACCTACGAAGGCGCTATTCGAGCCGCCCGTTCGGTGGCTGCCCGCAACGCCGGGTTCAACTTCCGCATCATCGACGCCTGCTCGGTGTCCTACGACGAGACCTGGCCGCTTCTGCGCGCCGTCGCAGCGCGCGATGCCGGGGCCGATCTGGATACGTGCGTGTCGGAATGCTACGAGGGCATCGCCTCGTCGCGCTTCCTCTTCGTCCCCGACTCCCTCGCGTTTCTGCGCGCGGGCGGGCGCATCGGGGCGGCTGCCGCCCTCATCGGCGGGCTGGTGAAGATCATCCCGATCATCACGGTCACGGACGGCAAGGTGAACCCCTTCGTCAAGGTGCGCACGCACGGCAAGGCCATGAAGGCCATGTACGATCTGTTCAAGAAAGACGTCGAGCAGTACGGCATCAAAAACGTCGTGGTCCACTACATCGGCGACAAGACCGACGCCGTCGCGTGGGCGCGCGAGAAGATCGAACCGCTGCTGGGGCACGCCGTTGCGGTCAAGCCGGTGACTCCTGTTGTTGGTGTGCATGTTGGCCCCGCGATTGGCATCGCATACGAATGCGCGAGTAGAATTGCCGACAAGATAAACAAGCCGTTATCGGCCGTTGTCTGCTCTGCCTGA
- a CDS encoding ATP-binding protein: MSGGDPFEGVFGQPQVRDFLRASVRNDRVTHAYLFTGPAGSNKTLAAYALAEALVCASGGCGECDACRRVRRRKHPDVHYYAPEGATGYLVDQVRDIVADTSLSPIQADRKVYIIDRVDLMNAASANAFLKTLEEPPDDVVLILLGRTRESVLPTIVSRCSVVPFRHIPATEAAGIIAQQAGVTPARARIGLAACDGSITRTIEFVKSNERMEFRKSVLGVMGRLDSMDSWACIEAARELVGLAKAPLDEIRAAQEAEIRESEDFLAKSAIRRIEERNKKALTAKNLESLNQVASIIASFLRDVLAVCAESPEVVVNVDVMTAIEEAAAATDEARIARAIASVRTCSAAISYNVSPETCFDALLFELKEALYGSHSPYQACI, translated from the coding sequence ATGAGCGGGGGCGATCCGTTCGAGGGCGTGTTCGGGCAGCCCCAGGTGCGCGATTTTCTGCGCGCATCGGTCAGAAACGACCGCGTGACCCACGCATATCTGTTCACCGGTCCGGCCGGTTCGAACAAGACGCTGGCCGCCTACGCGCTCGCCGAGGCCCTCGTCTGCGCGTCGGGCGGATGCGGGGAGTGCGATGCGTGCCGCAGGGTGCGCCGGCGCAAGCATCCCGACGTGCACTACTACGCGCCCGAAGGGGCCACCGGCTACTTGGTCGACCAGGTGCGCGACATCGTGGCCGACACGTCGCTTTCCCCCATCCAGGCGGACAGGAAGGTCTACATCATCGACCGGGTCGACCTCATGAACGCGGCTTCGGCCAACGCCTTCCTCAAGACGCTCGAAGAGCCTCCCGACGACGTGGTGCTCATCTTGCTCGGTCGGACGCGCGAAAGCGTGCTGCCCACCATCGTGTCGCGCTGCTCGGTGGTGCCGTTTCGCCATATACCCGCAACCGAGGCCGCCGGCATCATAGCCCAGCAGGCCGGCGTCACCCCCGCCCGCGCACGCATCGGCCTGGCCGCCTGCGACGGGTCGATCACGAGGACCATCGAGTTCGTGAAGTCCAACGAGCGCATGGAGTTCAGGAAATCGGTGCTGGGGGTCATGGGCCGTTTGGACTCGATGGATTCCTGGGCCTGCATCGAGGCTGCCCGCGAGCTGGTGGGCCTGGCCAAGGCCCCGCTCGACGAGATCAGGGCGGCGCAGGAGGCCGAGATCAGGGAGAGCGAGGACTTCCTCGCCAAGTCGGCCATCCGCCGCATCGAAGAGCGCAACAAGAAGGCCCTGACGGCGAAGAACCTCGAGTCGCTGAACCAGGTCGCCTCGATCATCGCCTCGTTTCTCCGCGACGTCTTGGCGGTGTGCGCGGAATCGCCCGAGGTCGTCGTGAACGTCGACGTCATGACGGCCATCGAAGAGGCCGCTGCCGCCACCGACGAGGCCCGCATAGCGCGCGCGATCGCCTCGGTGCGCACGTGCAGCGCGGCTATCTCGTATAATGTTTCCCCCGAGACGTGCTTCGACGCGTTGCTGTTTGAATTGAAAGAGGCCCTGTATGGTTCGCATAGCCCCTATCAGGCTTGCATATAA
- a CDS encoding nicotinate phosphoribosyltransferase: MKIDYAMLTDLYQLTMAQGYWDHGVGGTEACFHMYFRSYPFKGGYAIACGTDQLAEMVESYRFDDEAIDYLSEVRSAEGRPLFGRDFLEYLRGFRLGVDIDAVLEGTVVFPNEPLVRVRGSILECQLLETALLNCINFETLIATKAARVCQAAEAPVAEFGLRRAQGAAGGVWASRAAVVGGCASTSNVLAGQMFGLPVSGTHGHSWVMSFPDELSAFRAYAESFPDNCVLLVDTYDVEQGVRNAITVGLEMRERGQRLAGIRIDSGDLAWLAKGARRTLDEAGLSDCGIVLSNDLDEYAIKSIRDEGAQVAGWGVGTKLACAYDQPTLGGVYKLGATREPGGAWKDHVKITGSAQKLTTPGVLDVRRYFYDNGLIAGDMVFDVNYGVGECETIVDPHDALRRKKLAGMRFEPLLAPFARGGNVVLEASQRDALAARDRARAGLATLDETQKRMLNPHTYPVGLERTLFDRRQELVARLLGIE, encoded by the coding sequence GTGAAGATCGATTACGCGATGCTCACCGATCTGTACCAGCTCACCATGGCCCAGGGGTACTGGGACCACGGGGTGGGCGGCACCGAAGCATGCTTCCATATGTACTTTCGCAGCTACCCCTTCAAAGGGGGCTACGCGATCGCATGCGGCACCGACCAGCTCGCCGAGATGGTGGAGTCCTACCGCTTCGACGACGAGGCCATCGACTACCTGTCGGAGGTGAGGTCGGCCGAAGGCAGGCCCCTGTTCGGCCGCGACTTCCTGGAATACCTCCGCGGCTTCAGGCTGGGCGTCGACATCGACGCGGTGCTCGAGGGGACGGTGGTGTTTCCCAACGAGCCGCTCGTGCGCGTGCGCGGGTCCATCCTCGAGTGCCAGCTTCTGGAGACGGCTCTTCTGAACTGCATCAACTTCGAGACGCTCATAGCCACGAAGGCCGCGCGGGTGTGCCAGGCCGCAGAGGCGCCCGTCGCCGAATTCGGACTGCGCCGCGCCCAGGGGGCGGCGGGCGGGGTGTGGGCCTCGCGCGCCGCGGTGGTGGGCGGATGTGCCTCGACGTCGAATGTGCTGGCGGGCCAGATGTTCGGCCTGCCCGTGTCGGGGACGCACGGGCATTCGTGGGTGATGTCGTTTCCCGACGAGCTGTCGGCGTTCCGGGCGTATGCGGAGTCGTTCCCCGACAACTGCGTGCTTCTGGTCGATACCTACGACGTCGAGCAGGGCGTGCGCAACGCCATCACGGTGGGCCTCGAGATGCGCGAACGCGGCCAGCGGCTCGCGGGGATCCGCATCGATTCGGGCGACTTGGCATGGCTGGCCAAGGGCGCGCGCCGCACGCTCGATGAGGCGGGGCTTTCCGATTGCGGCATCGTCCTTTCCAACGACCTCGACGAATACGCGATCAAATCGATCCGCGACGAGGGGGCCCAGGTGGCGGGATGGGGCGTCGGGACGAAGCTGGCCTGCGCCTACGATCAGCCCACACTGGGCGGGGTGTACAAGCTGGGCGCCACGCGCGAACCCGGCGGCGCATGGAAAGACCACGTCAAGATCACGGGAAGCGCTCAGAAGCTCACGACGCCCGGCGTGCTGGACGTGCGGCGCTACTTCTACGACAACGGCCTGATCGCGGGCGATATGGTGTTCGACGTCAACTACGGGGTGGGGGAGTGCGAGACCATCGTCGACCCCCACGATGCGCTGCGCCGAAAAAAGCTGGCCGGCATGCGGTTCGAGCCGCTGCTGGCGCCGTTCGCCCGCGGGGGCAACGTGGTGCTCGAGGCGTCCCAGCGCGATGCCCTCGCCGCACGCGACCGCGCTCGCGCCGGATTGGCGACGCTCGACGAAACCCAGAAGCGCATGCTCAACCCGCATACGTATCCTGTGGGTTTGGAGCGCACGCTTTTCGACAGAAGGCAAGAACTGGTTGCGCGCCTGCTCGGTATCGAGTAG
- a CDS encoding site-specific integrase has translation MPKSRFGHIRRLGPDYYQAFWVENDRKRSKRIHGSIDDAERFLASVQVGTRGAMPSTTLSDYWCLVVRPSCDGLETRTKQGYDALWAKRVGPILGNREVSTICREDVQQAIDAIEAPGTQRAAFRLLRKILNRAVSDGVAARNPCDRYIEFRTLTRTEKRLLRAAEVKPWLDSLSGCRYLPTILAELGAGLRVEEACALDWEDVAFAEHRGRKYCAVRVDKAIVTVKGGSEMKAPKTAMSQRVAVMGDPFASLMEQLRAEGPIVATNGTRTQPATITRNFKLWCQRHEVEYIQPKNLRSTFATLHGEAGSPDSLVSLAMGHADGTTRGTHYQASTEAGMMAIADCLSDYICGQSTAKVPVFFDFGK, from the coding sequence ATGCCCAAATCGAGGTTCGGCCACATAAGGCGCCTAGGCCCTGATTACTACCAGGCGTTCTGGGTGGAGAACGACCGCAAGCGGTCGAAGCGCATACACGGAAGCATTGACGACGCCGAGAGGTTCTTAGCCTCCGTGCAGGTGGGTACGCGCGGTGCAATGCCGTCCACCACGCTTTCAGATTACTGGTGCTTGGTCGTGAGGCCGTCGTGCGACGGCTTGGAGACGCGAACGAAGCAGGGATACGATGCCTTGTGGGCGAAGCGCGTGGGGCCGATTCTCGGCAACCGCGAGGTGTCTACCATATGCCGCGAAGACGTTCAGCAGGCCATAGACGCCATAGAAGCTCCCGGGACGCAGCGCGCGGCGTTCAGGCTGCTGCGAAAGATACTCAACCGCGCCGTGTCAGACGGCGTAGCAGCGCGCAACCCGTGCGACCGCTACATAGAGTTCAGAACGCTGACGCGCACCGAGAAGCGCCTTTTGAGAGCGGCCGAAGTCAAGCCGTGGCTAGACTCGCTTTCGGGATGCAGGTACCTACCGACCATACTCGCGGAGCTTGGAGCCGGACTCCGCGTCGAAGAGGCTTGCGCACTCGATTGGGAAGACGTGGCGTTCGCCGAACACCGTGGCAGGAAGTACTGCGCCGTGAGGGTTGACAAGGCGATAGTTACCGTCAAAGGCGGCTCTGAGATGAAGGCGCCGAAGACCGCGATGTCTCAGCGCGTAGCCGTGATGGGCGATCCATTCGCATCACTCATGGAGCAGCTGAGGGCAGAAGGCCCAATCGTGGCAACCAACGGCACGAGGACGCAGCCGGCGACGATCACGCGGAACTTCAAGCTGTGGTGTCAGCGTCACGAAGTCGAGTACATCCAGCCGAAGAACCTGCGCTCGACCTTCGCCACATTGCACGGGGAGGCGGGAAGCCCCGATTCGCTCGTATCGCTTGCTATGGGCCACGCAGACGGCACGACGCGTGGGACGCATTACCAAGCATCAACAGAGGCGGGGATGATGGCGATAGCGGACTGCTTGAGCGACTACATATGCGGTCAAAGTACCGCTAAAGTACCGGTTTTTTTCGACTTTGGAAAGTAA
- a CDS encoding NAD(P)-binding domain-containing protein: MSNRFAFQGHESIGALVRRGMEGLAWVEVDDVASANAVFTYFASLQELEDAYFGEGGIAQAAPAEALLIDLSPSTPAFSQELASLATVSGMRPVEAPLAVVDLGAADAFADMSRLACFVGGDEADVEAALPLVSAVVGTASRTGAAGSAQLARCALTLQTASQIVAAIEAEALYAATQRSVTAVEGLEGSVGAVTPQSASVLERIAEGRFDATYTVEMFLAEIAAALRAAEDVDLVVPQAEAVMNLVQLLAVLGGADKSPAAVSLLYRDEDDGRRAGLDWARAREYYEVDHSDDEEADFDGDFDGDFGEYEGGFAPDRSQDGGRDRGHAHGHDHGCGCGHHHASEAQHECECGHDSHDSGHQCCGKRHGER; encoded by the coding sequence ATGTCCAACAGGTTCGCATTTCAAGGTCACGAGTCGATCGGCGCGCTGGTAAGGCGCGGTATGGAGGGCCTTGCCTGGGTCGAGGTGGACGATGTCGCATCTGCGAACGCCGTGTTCACGTACTTCGCGTCGCTGCAGGAGCTCGAGGACGCGTATTTCGGCGAGGGCGGCATCGCGCAGGCGGCGCCCGCCGAGGCGCTTCTGATCGACCTGTCTCCCTCGACTCCGGCGTTTTCCCAGGAACTGGCATCGCTCGCGACGGTTTCGGGGATGCGCCCGGTCGAGGCTCCGCTGGCCGTGGTCGATTTGGGCGCGGCCGACGCGTTCGCCGACATGTCCCGCCTGGCCTGCTTCGTCGGCGGGGACGAGGCCGACGTGGAGGCGGCGCTTCCTTTGGTGTCGGCTGTCGTGGGCACGGCAAGCCGCACGGGGGCCGCAGGGTCTGCCCAGCTCGCGCGCTGTGCGCTTACGCTGCAGACCGCTTCCCAGATCGTGGCGGCCATCGAGGCCGAGGCTCTGTACGCGGCGACTCAGCGCTCGGTGACGGCGGTCGAGGGGCTCGAGGGCTCGGTCGGGGCCGTCACCCCGCAATCGGCAAGCGTCCTCGAGCGCATCGCCGAGGGGCGCTTCGATGCGACCTACACCGTCGAGATGTTCCTTGCCGAGATCGCGGCGGCGCTGCGTGCGGCCGAAGACGTCGATCTCGTCGTTCCCCAGGCCGAGGCCGTGATGAACCTCGTCCAGCTGCTGGCCGTTCTGGGAGGCGCCGACAAGAGCCCGGCCGCCGTTTCGCTTTTGTACCGCGACGAGGACGACGGGCGCCGCGCCGGTCTTGACTGGGCGCGCGCCCGCGAGTACTACGAGGTCGATCACTCCGACGACGAGGAAGCCGATTTCGACGGCGACTTCGACGGCGACTTCGGCGAGTACGAAGGCGGCTTTGCGCCCGACCGTTCTCAGGACGGCGGCCGTGATCGCGGGCATGCGCACGGCCATGACCACGGGTGCGGTTGCGGCCATCACCATGCAAGCGAAGCCCAGCATGAGTGCGAATGCGGTCACGATTCGCACGATTCCGGCCACCAGTGCTGCGGAAAGCGCCACGGCGAGCGCTAG
- a CDS encoding DegV family protein, which yields MKPQCNLIIDSCCDLPFDVVEDEGVTLLEFPYLTSEGERSDDLFKSISAHEFYEGMRNGEQPSTAQVPLVRFREVFEQAAREGVPTVYLSFTRGLSGSFDTALMVRDQIVAEYPGFELHVVETCLASIAEGLLVYEALRERSRGLTASQMVEWANEAKYFINEMFMVDDLESLRRGGRIPASVALAGAKLDVKPMLDIALDGKLSLVGVARGRKKGIKQLAEFYKKRIESVTDERRRVIIGHSDCPKDVERLKDELRKVDESIVFLETSIGPVIGSHVGPGMLALAFWGVDSREMLSISERIASRVHRD from the coding sequence ATGAAGCCTCAGTGCAATCTGATCATCGACTCGTGTTGCGACCTTCCCTTCGACGTGGTTGAAGACGAAGGCGTGACCCTTCTGGAATTCCCGTACCTCACCAGCGAGGGCGAGCGTTCCGACGACCTGTTCAAATCGATCAGCGCGCATGAGTTCTACGAGGGCATGCGCAACGGCGAGCAGCCTTCGACGGCGCAGGTTCCCCTGGTGAGGTTCCGCGAGGTGTTCGAGCAGGCGGCCCGCGAGGGCGTCCCCACCGTGTACCTCAGCTTCACGCGGGGGCTTTCGGGCAGCTTCGACACCGCGCTCATGGTGCGCGACCAGATCGTGGCGGAGTACCCCGGGTTCGAGCTGCACGTGGTCGAAACGTGTCTCGCGTCGATCGCCGAGGGCTTGCTGGTGTACGAGGCCCTGCGCGAACGCTCGCGCGGTCTGACGGCCTCCCAGATGGTCGAGTGGGCCAACGAGGCGAAGTACTTCATCAACGAGATGTTCATGGTCGACGACCTCGAGTCCCTGCGCCGCGGCGGGCGCATCCCCGCATCGGTGGCGCTGGCGGGAGCGAAGCTCGACGTGAAGCCCATGCTCGATATCGCCCTCGACGGGAAGCTGTCGCTGGTGGGGGTTGCCCGCGGCCGCAAGAAGGGCATCAAGCAGCTCGCCGAGTTCTACAAGAAGCGCATCGAGAGCGTGACCGACGAGCGTCGCCGCGTGATCATCGGGCATTCCGACTGCCCGAAAGACGTCGAGCGCCTCAAGGACGAACTGCGCAAGGTGGACGAGTCGATCGTGTTCCTGGAAACCTCCATCGGCCCTGTCATCGGCTCCCATGTGGGGCCCGGGATGCTGGCTCTGGCATTCTGGGGCGTCGACAGCCGCGAGATGCTGTCCATCTCCGAGCGCATCGCCTCGCGCGTCCATCGCGATTAG
- the tmk gene encoding dTMP kinase has protein sequence MSFDSHAETPGRGIFITFEGGDGAGKTTHIRFLAQHLREQGREVVCLREPGGTPIGERLRDVVLDPACAEMSDRAELFVYEAARAQIVAEVIAPALERGAVVLCDRFCDSTVAYQAFGRGLPRAFVEQANEFSTQGLVPDRTILMTTGERAQVGLERATRHHEADRMELAGLEFHERVMEGFRSLAQSESDRVRIVVSADRKSETSRMIFSELSDLFPWMGDDEVCGEDLFAPLDRARHEGRPR, from the coding sequence ATGAGTTTCGATTCGCATGCCGAAACGCCCGGGCGCGGGATCTTCATCACGTTCGAGGGCGGCGACGGCGCCGGTAAAACCACCCATATCAGGTTCCTCGCCCAGCACCTCCGCGAGCAGGGCCGCGAGGTCGTGTGCCTGCGCGAGCCCGGCGGAACGCCCATCGGGGAGCGGCTGCGCGACGTGGTGCTGGATCCCGCCTGCGCCGAGATGTCCGATCGGGCCGAGCTCTTCGTGTACGAAGCCGCCCGCGCTCAGATCGTCGCCGAGGTCATCGCGCCCGCACTCGAGCGCGGGGCCGTCGTCCTGTGCGATCGGTTCTGCGACTCCACCGTTGCCTACCAGGCGTTCGGCCGGGGTTTGCCGCGCGCGTTCGTCGAGCAGGCCAACGAGTTTTCGACCCAGGGCCTCGTGCCCGATCGTACCATCCTCATGACTACCGGAGAGCGGGCCCAGGTGGGCTTGGAGCGCGCCACGCGGCATCACGAGGCCGACCGCATGGAGCTTGCGGGCCTGGAGTTCCACGAGCGCGTGATGGAGGGCTTTCGGTCCCTCGCGCAAAGCGAGAGCGACCGGGTGCGCATCGTGGTGTCCGCCGACCGCAAGTCCGAAACGTCGCGGATGATCTTCTCGGAGCTGTCGGATCTGTTCCCCTGGATGGGCGACGACGAGGTCTGCGGCGAGGACCTGTTCGCGCCGCTCGACCGCGCGCGCCATGAAGGGAGGCCTCGATGA